A genomic segment from Ruegeria sp. TM1040 encodes:
- a CDS encoding YcjF family protein, whose protein sequence is MSRDPIVFDVEDDDSAAPHVSDAPPVPDLDTPTAVQASATLLGARARSGWGGWIWGGVAGLITTLATVAAWDYATSLLDRMPVLGLIFSLAFAGLVLLALLFCAKELAAVGRVRRVEGLRQACSEARGGTLAEAQNQVGALVRFYNGRADLEWGLKNLKERKSEILDPDALIDLAEAELMRPLDARAVAEIEAAARQVAGVTALVPLALADVLTALVASLRMIRRIAEIYGGRSGLFSSWRLTRAVLSHLVATGAVAIGDDLLEPILGASVLSKLSRRFGEGLVNGALTARVGLAALEVCRPMAFESEDKPRLGKVLQRALSGFAR, encoded by the coding sequence ATGAGCCGCGACCCGATAGTTTTCGACGTCGAAGACGATGACTCCGCCGCCCCGCATGTCAGCGATGCGCCCCCGGTGCCTGATCTCGACACCCCCACAGCGGTGCAAGCCTCCGCGACCCTATTGGGCGCGCGCGCGCGTTCCGGTTGGGGCGGGTGGATCTGGGGCGGAGTTGCAGGATTGATCACCACCCTCGCAACAGTGGCCGCATGGGATTATGCCACAAGTCTCCTTGACCGGATGCCGGTGCTCGGGCTGATCTTCTCGTTGGCTTTTGCAGGGCTGGTTCTTTTGGCACTGTTGTTCTGCGCCAAGGAACTTGCCGCCGTCGGCCGGGTCCGGCGCGTGGAGGGCTTGCGACAAGCCTGCAGCGAGGCCCGTGGGGGCACGCTGGCGGAGGCTCAGAACCAGGTCGGCGCTTTGGTGCGGTTCTACAACGGACGCGCGGATCTGGAATGGGGGTTGAAAAACCTCAAGGAGCGCAAGTCAGAGATCCTAGATCCAGATGCGCTGATCGACCTTGCAGAGGCAGAGCTGATGCGTCCGCTGGACGCGCGCGCCGTTGCGGAAATCGAAGCCGCCGCCCGTCAGGTTGCTGGCGTCACTGCCCTGGTGCCGCTGGCGCTGGCAGATGTGTTGACGGCACTCGTTGCAAGTCTGCGGATGATCCGCCGGATCGCAGAGATCTACGGCGGGCGCTCGGGCCTCTTTAGCTCATGGCGCCTGACACGCGCGGTGCTGTCGCATCTGGTGGCCACCGGGGCCGTTGCAATCGGGGATGACCTTCTGGAACCGATCCTGGGCGCTTCCGTCCTATCCAAACTCTCGCGGCGTTTTGGCGAAGGGCTGGTCAATGGCGCCCTCACGGCGCGGGTTGGCCTTGCGGCGCTGGAAGTCTGTCGCCCGATGGCCTTTGAGAGCGAAGACAAACCACGCCTCGGGAAGGTGCTTCAACGCGCGCTCAGCGGATTTGCCAGATAA
- a CDS encoding group III truncated hemoglobin has protein sequence MQDVQPLARFQISADDIRRVVSVFYGEVRRHPVLAPVFNAHVEDWPQHEEKIANFWRNAILRERVYDGFPMREHLSRPDVRAEHFPVWLGLFHAVLEREVTAEQALQWGHLADRIGEGFRTGIESIRQPKDEPPKLI, from the coding sequence ATGCAAGACGTGCAACCATTGGCGCGGTTCCAGATCTCCGCCGATGACATCAGGCGGGTGGTTTCGGTCTTTTACGGCGAAGTCCGCCGCCATCCGGTACTTGCGCCCGTTTTTAACGCGCATGTTGAGGATTGGCCTCAACATGAGGAGAAGATTGCCAATTTCTGGCGCAACGCGATCCTGCGCGAGCGGGTCTATGACGGGTTTCCGATGCGCGAACACCTGTCCCGACCTGATGTGCGGGCAGAGCATTTCCCGGTCTGGCTTGGTCTGTTCCACGCGGTTCTTGAGCGCGAGGTTACGGCTGAACAGGCGCTGCAATGGGGCCATCTCGCCGATCGCATCGGCGAAGGGTTCCGCACCGGGATCGAATCCATTCGCCAGCCCAAAGATGAGCCGCCGAAACTGATTTGA
- the ileS gene encoding isoleucine--tRNA ligase codes for MCADKTEVTPEYKNTLNLPKTDFPMRAGLPKREPAWLERWEKIGVYDRLREKEGRQPFVLHDGPPYANGHLHIGHALNKTIKDMIVRSHQMMGFDSRYVPGWDCHGLPIEWKIEEQYRKKGKNKDAVPVIEFRQECRKFAEGWIDIQREEFKRLGITGNWPNPYITMDYHAEAVIAEEFMKFLMNGTLYQGSKPVMWSPVEKTALAEAEVEYHDKESFTIWVKFKVVEPADHKLAGAQVVIWTTTPWTIPSNKAVVYGADIAYGLYEVTGTPDECWATVGDKYLLADNLAADVFKRARLSEDQYKRVADVSAEDLAGIGLAHPLAGSEGSEGEWDGIRDFRAAPFVTDTEGTGFVHCAPSHGMEEFELYRDLGMLEQMITYNVMDDGGFRADLPFFGGKYILNRKGGEGDANKAIIDKLVEVGGLLARGKIKHSYPHSWRSKAPIIYRNTPQWFAGVDRKLDDGMGDYGDTIRERALRSIDELVKWTPQTGRNRLYSMIENRPDWVLSRQRAWGVPLTCFTKKGALPTDADYLLRNSEVNARIIAAFEENGADVWYEDGFKEKVLEGIVAPDDYEQVFDVLDVWFDSGSTHAFVLRDREDGTEDGIADVYMEGTDQHRGWFHSSLLQASATKGRAPYRNVVTHGFTLDEKGMKMSKSLGNTIVPEEIVKQYGADILRLWVAQTDYTADQRIGAEILKGTADSYRRLRNTMRYMLGSLSDFNEDQRVEPADMPELEQWVLHRLAELDRTVKAGYKAFDFNGVWQAIFNFATVDLSAFYFDIRKDALYCDGDTLNARAARTVLDILFHRLTTWLAPILVFTMEEVWLERFPGEESSVHLVDMPETPRDWINEPLAAKWAKVRQARRVVTAALEVQRTDKVIGASLEAAPVVHVREADVLEALKSVNFADVCITSDVQLTNDPSPAEAYRLPEVDGVSVVFEKAEGEKCQRCWKILPDVGSHAHPGTCGRCNSALGG; via the coding sequence ATGTGCGCCGATAAGACCGAAGTCACGCCCGAATACAAAAACACGCTAAATCTGCCCAAAACCGATTTCCCCATGCGCGCAGGCCTGCCCAAGCGCGAGCCCGCATGGCTGGAGCGTTGGGAAAAGATCGGCGTCTATGACCGCCTGCGCGAAAAGGAAGGCCGTCAGCCGTTTGTGCTGCACGACGGTCCGCCCTACGCAAACGGCCACCTGCATATCGGTCACGCGCTCAACAAGACCATCAAGGATATGATCGTCCGCTCGCATCAGATGATGGGTTTTGACAGCCGCTATGTGCCGGGCTGGGACTGCCACGGCCTGCCGATCGAGTGGAAAATCGAAGAGCAGTACCGCAAGAAGGGCAAAAACAAGGACGCGGTGCCGGTCATCGAGTTCCGTCAGGAGTGCCGCAAATTCGCCGAGGGCTGGATCGACATCCAGCGCGAGGAGTTCAAGCGCCTGGGCATCACCGGCAACTGGCCCAATCCCTATATCACCATGGATTATCATGCCGAGGCGGTGATCGCCGAGGAATTCATGAAATTCCTGATGAACGGCACGCTCTATCAGGGCTCCAAGCCCGTGATGTGGTCGCCAGTTGAAAAAACCGCGCTGGCCGAGGCCGAGGTCGAATATCACGACAAGGAAAGCTTCACCATCTGGGTGAAATTCAAGGTGGTTGAACCTGCCGATCACAAGCTGGCCGGGGCGCAAGTGGTGATCTGGACCACGACTCCCTGGACCATCCCTTCGAACAAGGCTGTCGTCTACGGTGCGGACATTGCATATGGCCTCTACGAGGTCACAGGTACGCCGGACGAGTGCTGGGCCACAGTGGGCGACAAATACCTGCTTGCCGACAATCTGGCCGCGGATGTGTTCAAACGCGCGCGTCTCTCGGAAGATCAATATAAGCGCGTTGCAGATGTGTCTGCAGAGGATCTTGCAGGCATCGGCCTTGCGCATCCGCTCGCGGGTTCTGAAGGCTCCGAAGGCGAATGGGACGGCATCCGTGATTTCCGCGCCGCGCCCTTTGTGACCGACACCGAAGGCACCGGTTTTGTGCACTGCGCGCCGTCGCACGGTATGGAAGAATTCGAACTCTATCGTGATCTCGGCATGCTGGAGCAGATGATCACCTACAACGTCATGGACGACGGAGGCTTTCGCGCCGATCTGCCGTTCTTTGGTGGCAAATATATCCTGAACCGCAAAGGCGGCGAAGGGGATGCCAACAAGGCGATCATCGACAAGCTGGTCGAGGTCGGCGGCCTTCTGGCGCGCGGCAAGATCAAGCACAGCTATCCGCATTCCTGGCGCTCCAAGGCACCGATCATCTATCGCAACACGCCACAGTGGTTTGCCGGTGTGGATCGCAAGCTAGACGACGGCATGGGCGACTATGGCGACACCATCCGCGAACGCGCACTGCGTTCCATCGACGAGCTGGTGAAATGGACCCCGCAGACCGGCCGCAATCGTCTCTATTCGATGATTGAAAACCGTCCGGATTGGGTGCTGTCGCGCCAGCGCGCCTGGGGTGTGCCGCTCACCTGCTTTACGAAGAAGGGTGCTCTGCCTACGGACGCGGATTACCTGCTGCGCAACAGCGAGGTGAACGCCCGCATCATCGCCGCCTTTGAGGAAAACGGCGCCGATGTCTGGTACGAGGACGGCTTCAAGGAGAAGGTGCTCGAGGGCATCGTGGCCCCGGACGACTACGAGCAGGTCTTTGACGTGCTGGATGTGTGGTTTGATTCAGGCTCCACCCACGCCTTTGTGCTGCGCGACCGCGAGGATGGCACCGAGGACGGGATTGCCGACGTCTATATGGAAGGCACTGACCAGCACCGCGGGTGGTTCCACTCCTCGCTGCTGCAGGCCTCTGCCACCAAAGGCCGCGCGCCCTATCGCAATGTGGTGACGCATGGCTTTACGCTCGACGAGAAGGGCATGAAAATGTCCAAGTCGCTCGGCAACACCATCGTCCCCGAGGAAATCGTCAAGCAATACGGCGCAGACATCCTGCGTCTCTGGGTGGCGCAGACCGATTACACCGCCGATCAGCGGATCGGGGCAGAAATCCTCAAAGGGACTGCCGACAGCTACCGCAGGCTGCGCAACACCATGCGCTATATGCTCGGCAGCCTCAGCGACTTCAACGAGGATCAGCGGGTAGAGCCTGCGGATATGCCGGAACTGGAGCAATGGGTCCTGCATCGCCTGGCCGAGCTCGATCGCACCGTGAAGGCAGGCTATAAAGCGTTTGATTTCAATGGTGTATGGCAAGCGATTTTCAACTTTGCCACTGTGGATCTGTCGGCCTTCTACTTCGATATCCGCAAGGACGCGCTCTATTGCGATGGCGACACGCTGAACGCCCGTGCGGCGCGCACCGTGTTGGACATCCTGTTCCACCGCCTGACCACATGGCTGGCACCGATCCTCGTGTTCACGATGGAAGAGGTTTGGCTCGAGCGGTTCCCGGGCGAAGAAAGCTCCGTGCACCTTGTCGATATGCCCGAAACACCGCGTGATTGGATCAACGAGCCGCTCGCAGCCAAATGGGCCAAAGTCCGTCAGGCGCGCCGCGTCGTGACCGCCGCTCTGGAAGTGCAGCGCACAGACAAGGTTATCGGCGCCTCGCTCGAGGCAGCACCTGTCGTGCATGTGCGCGAGGCGGACGTTCTGGAGGCCCTGAAGTCGGTGAATTTTGCCGACGTCTGCATCACCTCTGACGTGCAACTCACCAATGATCCAAGTCCGGCAGAGGCCTATCGCCTGCCAGAGGTCGATGGTGTGTCTGTGGTGTTTGAAAAAGCCGAAGGGGAGAAGTGCCAGCGGTGCTGGAAGATCCTACCCGATGTGGGCAGCCACGCGCATCCCGGCACCTGTGGACGCTGCAACAGCGCTCTGGGCGGCTGA
- the gcvP gene encoding aminomethyl-transferring glycine dehydrogenase, which produces MPFEPTDYLPYDFANRRHIGPSPEEMAEMLKVVGADSLDALIDETVPQSIRQKAALDFGRPMSERELLFHMREVAGKNKVMTSLIGQGYHGTVTPPAIQRNILENPAWYTAYTPYQPEISQGRLEALLNFQTMISDLTGLEIANASLLDEATACAEAMTMAERVSKSKAKAFFVDRDCHPQNIAVVKTRAEPLGIEVIVGNPDKMDPEAVFGALFQYPGTYGHVRDFTDHIAKLHEHKGIAVVSADPMSLTLLKEPGAMGADIAVGSTQRFGVPVGAGGPHAAYMATKDAYKRNMPGRIVGVSVDAHGNKAYRLSLQTREQHIRREKATSNVCTAQALLAVMASMYAVFHGPKGLKAIAQRIHRKAVRLAKGLEEAGFKVDPQAFFDTITVDVGPLQAAVMKSAVDEGINLRRVGETRVGISVDETTRPETIEAVWRAFGIVRADDDFTPDYRVPANMHRKSDYLTHPIFHMNRAETEMMRYMRRLADRDLALDRAMIPLGSCTMKLNAAAEMMPLSWPEFSTIHPFAPADQQAGYGEMVEDLSKKLCDITGYDAISMQPNSGAQGEYAGLLTIAAYHKARGEGHRNICLIPMSAHGTNPASAQMVGWKVVVVKSDERGDIDLEDFRAKAEKHADNLAGCMITYPSTHGVFEETVHEVCKITHDAGGQVYIDGANMNAMVGLSRPGDLGGDVSHLNLHKTFAIPHGGGGPGMGPIGVKAHLVEHLPGHPETGGSEGPVSAAPLGSASILTISWAYCLMMGGAGLTQATKVAILSANYLAKRLEGAFDVLYKGPTGRVAHECILDTRPFADSADVTVDDVAKRLMDSGFHAPTMSWPVAGTLMVEPTESETKAELDRFVDAMLSIRDEIKAVESGEMPRENNALKNAPHTMEDLVKDWDRPYSREQGCFPPGAFRVDKYWPPVNRVDNVYGDRHLICTCPPLEDYAEAAE; this is translated from the coding sequence ATGCCTTTCGAACCGACAGATTACCTCCCGTATGACTTTGCCAATCGGCGCCACATCGGTCCCTCGCCCGAGGAAATGGCCGAGATGCTCAAGGTGGTCGGCGCCGACAGCCTAGATGCGCTGATCGATGAGACCGTGCCGCAATCCATCCGTCAAAAAGCAGCGCTGGACTTTGGCCGCCCGATGTCCGAGCGCGAGCTGCTGTTTCACATGCGCGAGGTCGCAGGCAAGAACAAGGTAATGACCTCGCTGATCGGCCAAGGCTATCACGGCACCGTGACCCCGCCCGCGATTCAGCGCAACATTCTTGAAAATCCTGCCTGGTACACGGCCTACACGCCCTATCAGCCCGAGATTTCGCAGGGGCGTCTTGAGGCACTCTTGAACTTCCAGACCATGATCTCTGATCTGACCGGTCTTGAAATCGCCAACGCTTCGCTTCTGGACGAGGCCACCGCCTGCGCCGAAGCCATGACCATGGCGGAGCGTGTCTCCAAGTCCAAAGCCAAGGCTTTCTTTGTCGACCGCGACTGTCACCCGCAGAACATCGCGGTGGTGAAAACCCGCGCCGAACCGCTAGGTATCGAGGTGATCGTTGGCAACCCCGACAAGATGGATCCCGAGGCTGTCTTTGGTGCATTGTTCCAGTATCCGGGCACCTATGGCCATGTGCGCGACTTTACCGACCACATTGCCAAGCTCCACGAACACAAGGGCATCGCTGTTGTTTCTGCCGACCCGATGTCGCTCACGCTGCTGAAAGAGCCGGGTGCGATGGGAGCAGATATTGCGGTCGGCTCCACCCAGCGTTTTGGCGTGCCTGTTGGGGCAGGGGGGCCGCACGCGGCCTATATGGCGACCAAAGACGCCTACAAGCGCAACATGCCGGGCCGGATCGTCGGTGTGTCTGTCGATGCACATGGCAACAAAGCTTACCGTCTGTCGCTGCAGACCCGGGAGCAGCACATCCGCCGTGAAAAAGCGACCTCGAACGTCTGCACTGCGCAAGCGCTTCTTGCGGTGATGGCGTCCATGTATGCGGTCTTCCACGGTCCCAAAGGTCTGAAGGCGATCGCGCAACGCATCCACCGCAAGGCCGTGCGTCTGGCCAAAGGCCTCGAGGAGGCCGGCTTCAAAGTCGACCCGCAGGCTTTCTTTGATACCATTACCGTCGATGTTGGACCGCTGCAGGCAGCCGTCATGAAATCGGCGGTGGACGAAGGGATCAACCTGCGTCGCGTGGGTGAAACCCGTGTGGGGATCTCGGTGGATGAAACCACCCGCCCCGAAACCATCGAAGCGGTTTGGCGTGCCTTTGGCATCGTGCGTGCGGATGATGATTTCACCCCGGACTACCGCGTGCCTGCGAACATGCATCGCAAGTCGGACTACCTGACGCACCCGATCTTCCACATGAACCGCGCCGAGACCGAGATGATGCGCTACATGCGTCGCCTTGCGGATCGCGATCTGGCGCTGGACCGTGCGATGATCCCGCTTGGCTCCTGCACCATGAAGCTCAACGCGGCAGCGGAAATGATGCCGCTCAGCTGGCCAGAGTTTTCGACCATCCACCCCTTTGCACCTGCGGATCAGCAGGCTGGCTATGGCGAGATGGTTGAAGACCTTTCGAAGAAGCTCTGCGACATTACCGGCTATGATGCGATCTCCATGCAGCCGAACTCTGGCGCGCAGGGCGAATATGCTGGCCTCCTGACCATTGCCGCCTATCACAAGGCGCGCGGTGAAGGGCACCGTAATATCTGCCTGATCCCGATGAGCGCCCACGGCACCAACCCGGCCTCCGCTCAGATGGTTGGCTGGAAAGTGGTTGTGGTCAAATCCGACGAGCGCGGCGACATCGATCTTGAGGACTTCCGTGCCAAGGCCGAGAAACACGCCGACAACCTCGCGGGCTGCATGATCACCTACCCATCGACCCATGGCGTGTTTGAGGAAACCGTGCATGAGGTCTGCAAAATCACCCATGATGCGGGTGGTCAGGTCTATATCGATGGCGCCAACATGAACGCCATGGTGGGGCTGAGCCGTCCGGGCGATCTGGGGGGGGATGTGAGCCACCTCAACCTGCACAAAACCTTTGCCATTCCGCATGGCGGTGGGGGCCCCGGCATGGGACCGATCGGCGTCAAAGCGCATCTGGTCGAACACCTCCCGGGGCATCCTGAAACCGGTGGATCCGAAGGGCCTGTCTCTGCGGCGCCCCTGGGGTCGGCGTCGATCCTGACGATCTCCTGGGCCTATTGCCTGATGATGGGCGGTGCAGGTCTGACGCAGGCGACGAAGGTTGCGATCCTCTCGGCCAACTATCTGGCCAAACGGCTCGAAGGTGCGTTTGACGTGCTCTACAAAGGACCGACAGGTCGGGTTGCGCATGAGTGCATTCTCGATACGCGTCCCTTTGCCGACAGCGCAGATGTGACCGTGGACGATGTGGCCAAGCGTCTGATGGACAGCGGTTTCCACGCTCCTACCATGAGCTGGCCCGTTGCGGGCACTCTGATGGTGGAGCCAACCGAGTCCGAAACCAAGGCGGAACTGGATCGTTTTGTCGATGCGATGTTGTCGATCCGTGACGAGATCAAAGCGGTCGAGTCCGGCGAGATGCCGCGCGAGAACAATGCGCTCAAGAACGCTCCGCACACGATGGAAGATCTGGTGAAAGACTGGGATCGCCCCTACTCGCGCGAGCAGGGCTGCTTCCCGCCGGGTGCTTTCCGTGTCGACAAATATTGGCCGCCCGTGAACCGCGTCGACAACGTCTATGGCGACCGTCACCTGATCTGCACCTGCCCGCCGCTTGAGGACTACGCAGAAGCGGCAGAGTGA
- the gcvH gene encoding glycine cleavage system protein GcvH, which yields MKYTEEHEWLQVEGDVVTVGITSHAAEQLGDVVFVELPEVGSEVSKDDEIVVIESVKAASDILAPLDGEVVEVNEAIVDAPSKVNEDPEGEAWFFKLKVSDMSPMDDYMDEAGYKDFIG from the coding sequence ATGAAATACACCGAAGAACACGAATGGCTGCAGGTCGAAGGCGACGTTGTGACTGTTGGCATCACCTCCCACGCGGCCGAGCAGCTGGGCGATGTGGTCTTTGTTGAGCTTCCCGAAGTGGGCAGCGAAGTCTCCAAGGACGACGAGATCGTGGTCATCGAATCCGTTAAGGCAGCGTCGGACATTCTCGCGCCGCTCGACGGTGAAGTGGTCGAAGTCAACGAGGCCATCGTGGACGCGCCGTCCAAGGTCAATGAGGACCCGGAAGGCGAAGCTTGGTTCTTCAAACTCAAAGTCTCCGACATGTCGCCGATGGACGACTACATGGACGAGGCTGGCTACAAAGACTTCATTGGCTGA
- the gcvT gene encoding glycine cleavage system aminomethyltransferase GcvT — translation MSDLKTTPLTELHESLGAKMVPFAGYSMPVQYPLGIMKEHTHTREKAGLFDVSHMGQVILRGESYEALAAAFEKLVPMDVLGLSEGRQRYGLFTNDTGGIEDDLMFANRGDHLFVVVNAACKDADIARMKAALEPEVTVEPVTDRALLALQGPAAEAALEALVPGVAAMKFMDVATFAYEGGELWISRSGYTGEDGYEISVAEAGAEAFAKALLAHADVEAIGLGARDSLRLEGGLCLYGHDIDTETRPFEAALGWAIQKVRRPGGDRAGGFPGADAIFADLGGKAPRKRVGLKPEGRAPMREGVVLYASAEGGDPIGTITSGGFGPTVGGPVAMGYVTAEHAALDTQVFGELRGKRVPVTVAKLPFVAANFKR, via the coding sequence ATGTCGGATCTGAAGACCACTCCCCTTACTGAATTGCACGAGAGCCTCGGGGCCAAGATGGTGCCCTTTGCTGGCTACTCCATGCCTGTGCAATACCCGCTCGGGATCATGAAAGAACACACGCACACCCGCGAGAAAGCCGGGCTCTTTGATGTGAGCCACATGGGGCAAGTGATTCTGCGTGGAGAGAGCTATGAGGCCTTGGCCGCTGCGTTTGAAAAGCTGGTGCCGATGGATGTACTCGGGCTGTCCGAGGGGCGCCAACGCTACGGGCTGTTCACCAACGATACGGGCGGCATCGAGGACGACCTGATGTTCGCCAACCGCGGTGATCACCTGTTTGTGGTTGTGAACGCAGCCTGCAAGGACGCTGACATCGCCCGCATGAAGGCCGCGCTTGAACCCGAAGTAACAGTCGAGCCTGTCACCGATCGCGCGCTTCTGGCCCTTCAGGGCCCTGCCGCTGAGGCGGCGCTGGAGGCGTTGGTGCCTGGCGTTGCGGCGATGAAGTTCATGGATGTGGCAACCTTCGCATATGAAGGCGGAGAGCTCTGGATCTCCCGCTCTGGTTATACCGGAGAGGATGGCTATGAGATCTCCGTCGCCGAAGCCGGCGCAGAGGCCTTTGCCAAGGCTCTGCTGGCACATGCCGACGTTGAGGCCATTGGCCTCGGCGCACGAGATTCCCTGCGCCTTGAGGGCGGGCTTTGCCTTTATGGACACGACATCGACACTGAGACCCGCCCGTTTGAGGCCGCTCTTGGCTGGGCGATCCAAAAAGTACGCCGCCCGGGTGGCGACCGCGCGGGCGGCTTTCCCGGTGCGGATGCGATCTTTGCTGATCTCGGTGGCAAGGCCCCGCGCAAACGTGTGGGTCTGAAGCCCGAGGGCCGTGCGCCGATGCGCGAGGGTGTTGTGCTTTACGCAAGTGCCGAAGGTGGCGACCCTATCGGCACCATCACGTCTGGTGGCTTTGGTCCGACCGTTGGCGGCCCGGTCGCCATGGGCTACGTCACCGCAGAGCATGCTGCTCTGGACACACAGGTCTTTGGCGAGCTGCGCGGCAAGCGCGTGCCCGTCACTGTTGCAAAGCTGCCCTTCGTGGCGGCCAACTTCAAACGCTAA
- a CDS encoding type I glyceraldehyde-3-phosphate dehydrogenase, whose protein sequence is MKIAINGFGRIGRTILRQILTSPRGSGIEVVCINDITDAEMCAYLFQYDSTFGPYPGEVSLEAGTLCVDGRRIALHQEANVTNLDLAGVDVLMECTGIARTTDLAQRGLTAGARKVLISGPSPAAEVTVVYGVNDADLAGAQIVSNASCTTNAVAGLVQLVDAVAGIETGHMTTIHCYTNSQPMVDTPRGDFARSRGGAQSMVPTTTSAMHLIDVVLPRLKGRISGAAVRVPTASVSAVDLVATLQSEWDQSDLLMALKASANGSPILGWTEQPLVSSDLRARPESLIIAAPETRMVGTQQLRIFGWYDNEWGFSARMLDVARAMQPQV, encoded by the coding sequence ATGAAGATAGCGATCAACGGATTCGGCCGCATTGGCCGTACAATCTTGCGCCAGATCCTGACCAGCCCGCGCGGCTCCGGGATCGAGGTGGTTTGCATCAACGACATCACCGATGCGGAGATGTGCGCCTATCTGTTCCAATACGACAGCACCTTTGGCCCCTACCCGGGCGAGGTGTCGCTCGAGGCGGGTACGCTCTGCGTCGACGGACGGCGGATCGCGCTTCACCAAGAGGCCAATGTGACCAACCTCGACCTCGCGGGTGTGGATGTCTTGATGGAATGCACAGGCATTGCACGCACGACCGACCTGGCACAGCGCGGCCTGACCGCAGGAGCGCGCAAGGTTTTGATTTCCGGACCATCTCCGGCTGCCGAAGTCACCGTTGTATATGGCGTCAATGATGCTGACCTTGCAGGCGCGCAGATCGTGTCGAACGCCTCTTGCACCACCAATGCGGTTGCAGGGCTGGTGCAGCTGGTGGATGCGGTCGCCGGAATTGAAACCGGTCACATGACCACCATCCACTGCTATACCAACTCGCAACCGATGGTGGACACACCGCGCGGCGACTTCGCCCGGTCGCGGGGAGGCGCACAGTCCATGGTGCCCACGACAACCTCCGCAATGCATCTGATCGACGTCGTTCTGCCTCGCCTCAAGGGGCGGATTTCCGGCGCCGCCGTACGGGTTCCGACCGCCAGCGTTTCGGCGGTGGATCTCGTGGCAACCCTGCAATCAGAATGGGATCAATCCGATCTCCTGATGGCCCTGAAGGCATCGGCCAACGGCTCGCCCATCTTGGGATGGACCGAACAGCCGCTCGTTTCTTCGGACCTGCGGGCGCGGCCAGAATCGCTGATTATCGCAGCCCCCGAAACCCGCATGGTGGGGACGCAGCAGCTGCGCATCTTCGGCTGGTATGACAATGAATGGGGCTTTTCGGCGCGGATGCTTGATGTCGCGCGCGCGATGCAGCCCCAGGTCTGA